In Paraburkholderia sprentiae WSM5005, a genomic segment contains:
- a CDS encoding bifunctional diguanylate cyclase/phosphodiesterase codes for MSTIPTQHQPQPSLRERFHRRSLEHQRPLSLVTMGFTVLAFLCMVAARELVGAPSAPLGYRLLCALVLALLVLAIPRTKSTALFGAIGVVYMLVLVGGVVLNARGLVDPLVWLLPALVVIPICAAPLWLTPMHFVTGNALFYAVAIALLLGNTHSREVDAAVWTWVIVIGAPSAAVFHFSFYRFRRNHFLLESQLAQLAATDPLTGLQNRRAFVKHAEGRLETRAPGAQISAIFLDIDSFKSLNDRFGHAVGDHALFQVAQVLKDAVALYHSASRIGGEEFALLLDDDLAGALRLAERLRVDIAAIERPDGYLTASFGVAEHRPGESFMVLLDRADEALLRAKQTGRNRVCAARALPFDPLQPPFDDGFAPHAAGNDPSAARYRWEDFYLISHFQPLYSLSHQKQVGFEALLRGEQGDGTLVPPIVMFAPKPSSDEGALDRASHAVHLGNARRTLPGDAWLFLNILPATFVADGYADQLTTIVRAAGLEPERVILEILESHGGSVDDMSRAAARYRQHGFLIAVDDFGAGQSNLDRLLRIRPDIVKLDGELIRATTHGTQQPILPKLVSLLHQAGMLVVVEGVETAEELILAVESNVDFAQGYLLGRPAAEIAPPESVHRQIDDAFDVIAQGRAHQHALFESEVEPYRLELRRAADDLRAGVMMDDAFATLATFARCISCFILDETGRQIGHEVRGPAWCKDAASLQPVANPRDARWDHRPYFRNAVLLPGEAITSNPYLSLASGRPCIAVTLAVQLGSGRCVMGVELDWSARGLPWPAGE; via the coding sequence ATGTCTACCATCCCGACGCAGCACCAGCCCCAGCCGAGCCTGCGCGAGCGCTTTCACCGGCGCTCGCTCGAGCATCAGCGGCCGCTTTCCCTTGTGACGATGGGCTTCACGGTGCTTGCTTTCCTGTGCATGGTAGCGGCGCGCGAGCTGGTCGGCGCTCCGTCCGCGCCGCTCGGCTACCGGTTGCTGTGCGCGCTCGTGCTCGCGCTGCTGGTGCTGGCGATCCCGCGCACGAAGTCGACGGCGCTGTTCGGCGCGATCGGCGTCGTGTACATGCTGGTGCTGGTCGGCGGGGTGGTGCTGAATGCGCGCGGCCTCGTGGATCCGCTGGTGTGGCTGTTGCCGGCGCTCGTCGTGATACCGATCTGCGCGGCGCCGCTGTGGCTCACGCCCATGCATTTCGTCACCGGAAACGCGCTGTTCTATGCAGTGGCCATCGCGCTGCTGCTCGGCAACACTCATTCGCGCGAGGTCGACGCGGCAGTATGGACGTGGGTCATCGTGATCGGCGCGCCGAGCGCGGCGGTGTTCCATTTCAGCTTCTACCGTTTCAGGCGCAATCACTTTCTGCTCGAGAGCCAGCTCGCGCAGCTCGCCGCGACCGACCCACTGACGGGCCTTCAAAACCGCCGCGCGTTCGTCAAGCACGCGGAGGGGCGCCTCGAGACGCGAGCGCCGGGCGCGCAGATCAGCGCGATCTTTCTCGACATCGACAGCTTCAAGTCGCTCAACGACCGCTTCGGCCACGCGGTCGGCGACCATGCGCTGTTCCAGGTCGCGCAGGTGCTGAAGGACGCGGTCGCGCTTTACCATAGCGCGAGCCGCATCGGCGGCGAGGAGTTCGCGTTGCTGCTCGACGACGACCTCGCCGGCGCGCTGCGACTCGCGGAGCGGCTGCGCGTCGACATCGCCGCGATCGAGCGGCCGGACGGCTATCTGACCGCTAGCTTCGGCGTCGCCGAGCACCGGCCCGGCGAAAGCTTCATGGTGCTGCTCGATCGCGCGGACGAAGCGTTGCTGCGCGCGAAGCAGACCGGCCGCAACCGGGTCTGCGCGGCGCGCGCGCTGCCGTTCGACCCGCTGCAGCCACCGTTCGACGACGGGTTCGCGCCGCACGCCGCAGGCAACGACCCGAGCGCGGCGCGTTACCGCTGGGAAGACTTCTATCTGATCTCGCACTTTCAGCCGCTTTACAGCCTGTCGCATCAGAAGCAGGTCGGTTTCGAGGCACTGCTGCGCGGCGAGCAGGGCGACGGCACGCTGGTGCCGCCGATCGTGATGTTCGCGCCGAAGCCGTCGAGCGACGAAGGCGCGCTCGACCGCGCGAGCCATGCGGTGCATCTGGGCAACGCGCGTCGGACGCTGCCCGGCGATGCGTGGCTGTTCCTGAACATCCTGCCGGCCACCTTCGTCGCCGACGGCTACGCCGATCAGTTGACGACGATCGTGCGCGCCGCCGGGCTCGAACCCGAGCGCGTGATTCTGGAGATCCTCGAATCGCATGGCGGCAGCGTCGACGACATGTCGCGCGCGGCGGCGCGCTACCGCCAGCACGGCTTCCTGATCGCCGTCGACGACTTCGGCGCGGGCCAGTCGAATCTCGACCGGCTGCTGCGGATCCGGCCGGACATCGTGAAGCTCGACGGCGAGCTGATTCGCGCGACCACGCACGGCACCCAGCAGCCTATCCTTCCGAAGCTCGTGTCGCTGCTGCATCAGGCGGGGATGCTGGTGGTCGTCGAAGGCGTCGAGACGGCCGAGGAGCTGATTCTCGCGGTCGAGTCGAATGTCGATTTCGCGCAGGGCTATCTGCTCGGCCGGCCTGCTGCCGAGATCGCGCCGCCCGAGTCGGTGCACCGCCAGATCGACGATGCGTTCGACGTGATCGCGCAAGGCCGCGCGCACCAGCATGCGCTGTTCGAATCCGAGGTCGAGCCGTACCGGCTCGAGCTACGGCGCGCGGCCGACGACTTGCGCGCTGGCGTCATGATGGACGATGCGTTCGCAACGCTCGCCACCTTCGCGCGTTGCATCAGCTGCTTCATTCTCGACGAGACCGGCCGCCAGATCGGTCACGAGGTGCGCGGGCCCGCATGGTGCAAGGACGCCGCGTCGCTGCAGCCGGTTGCCAATCCGCGCGATGCGCGCTGGGATCACCGGCCGTACTTCCGCAATGCGGTGCTGCTGCCCGGCGAGGCGATCACCAGCAATCCTTACCTGTCGCTCGCGAGTGGGCGGCCGTGCATCGCCGTGACACTGGCCGTGCAACTGGGGAGCGGGCGCTGTGTGATGGGGGTCGAGCTGGACTGGTCGGCGCGCGGGTTGCCCTGGCCGGCGGGGGAGTAG